The following coding sequences lie in one Diceros bicornis minor isolate mBicDic1 chromosome 33, mDicBic1.mat.cur, whole genome shotgun sequence genomic window:
- the CRISPLD1 gene encoding cysteine-rich secretory protein LCCL domain-containing 1 isoform X1 — protein MKCTARQWLRVTTVLFMARAIPAMVVPNATLLEKLLEKYMDEDGEWWTAKQRGKRAITNDDMQSILDLHNKLRSQVYPTASNMEYMTWDVELERSAESWAETCLWEHGPANLLPSIGQNLGAHWGRYRPPTFHVQAWYDEVKDFKYPYENECNPYCPFRCSGPVCTHYTQVVWAGSSRIGCAINLCNNMNIWGQIWPKAVYLVCNYSPKGNWWGHAPYKHGRPCSACPPSFGGGCRENLCYKEGSDRYYPPQEEETNEIERQQSQIHDAPIWAIADDSNRNEVISTQQMSQIVSCEVRLRDQCKGTTCNRYECPAGCLDSKAKVIGSVHYEMQSSICRAAIHYGIIDNDGGWVDITRQGRKHYFIKSNRNGIQTIGKYQSANSFTVSKVTVQAVTCETTVEQLCPFHKPASHCPRVYCPRNCMQANPHYARVIGTRVYSDLSSICRAAVHAGVVRNQGGYVDVMPVDKRKTYVASFQNGIFSESLQNPPGGKAFRVFAVM, from the exons ATGAAGTGTACCGCGCGGCAGTGGCTCAGAGTAACCACAGTGCTATTCATGGCTAGAGCCATCCCAGCCATGGTGGTTCCTAATGCCACTTTATTGGAGAAACTTTTGGAAAAGTACATGGATGAGGATGGTGAGTGGTGGACGGCcaagcaaagagggaaaagggccATCACAAACGATGACATGCAGAGTATCTTGGACCTTCATAATAAGTTACGAAGTCAGGTGTATCCAACAGCTTCTAATATGGAGTATATG ACATGGGATGTAGAACTGGAAAGATCTGCAGAATCCTGGGCTGAAACTTGTTTGTGGGAACATGGACCTGCAAACTTACTCCCATCAATTGGACAGAATTTGGGAGCACATTGGGGAAG atATAGGCCCCCAACATTTCATGTACAGGCGTGGTATGATGAAGTGAAAGACTTTAAATACCCATATGAAAATGAATGCAACCCATATTGTCCATTCAGATGTTCCGGTCCTGTATGTACTCATTATACACAG GTGGTGTGGGCAGGAAGTAGCAGAATAGGCTGTGCCATTAATTTGTGCAATAACATGAACATCTGGGGGCAGATATGGCCCAAAGCTGTCTACTTGGTGTGCAATTATTCCCCAAA GGGAAACTGGTGGGGCCACGCCCCCTACAAACATGGACGCCCCTGTTCAGCTTGCCCACCTAGTTTTGGAGGGGGCTGTAGAGAAAATCTATGCTACAAAG AAGGATCAGACAGGTATTACCCTCctcaagaagaagaaacaaatgaaattgaacGACAGCAGTCACAAATCCACGACGCCCCCATTTGGGCAATAGCGGATGacagtaacagaaatgaagtCATCAGCACGCAGCAAATGT cccAAATCGTTTCTTGCGAAGTAAGATTAAGAGATCAGTGCAAAGGAACAACCTGTAATag ATATGAATGCCCTGCTGGCTGTTTGGATAGTAAAGCTAAAGTTATTGGCAGTGTACATTATGAAATG CAATCCAGCATCTGTAGAGCTGCAATTCATTATGGTATAATAGACAACGATGGTGGTTGGGTAGATATCACTAGACAAGGAAGAAAACATTATTTCATCAAATCCAATAGAAATGGTATTCAAACAATTGG CAAATATCAGTCTGCTAATTCCTTCACAGTCTCTAAAGTAACAG TTCAGGCTGTCACTTGTGAAACAACTGTGGAACAGCTCTGTCCGTTTCATAAGCCTGCTTCACATTGCCCAAG agtctaCTGTCCTCGTAACTGTATGCAGGCAAATCCACACTATGCTCGTGTAATTGGAACTCGAGTTTATTCTGAT CTGTCCAGTATCTGCAGAGCAGCGGTCCATGCCGGGGTGGTTCGAAATCAGGGTGGTTATGTTGATGTTATGCCTGTGGACAAAAGAAAGACTTACGTTGCTTCTTTTCAGAATGGAATCTTCTCAGaaag
- the CRISPLD1 gene encoding cysteine-rich secretory protein LCCL domain-containing 1 isoform X2, whose amino-acid sequence MKMNATHIVHSDVPVLYVLIIHRGNWWGHAPYKHGRPCSACPPSFGGGCRENLCYKEGSDRYYPPQEEETNEIERQQSQIHDAPIWAIADDSNRNEVISTQQMSQIVSCEVRLRDQCKGTTCNRYECPAGCLDSKAKVIGSVHYEMQSSICRAAIHYGIIDNDGGWVDITRQGRKHYFIKSNRNGIQTIGKYQSANSFTVSKVTVQAVTCETTVEQLCPFHKPASHCPRVYCPRNCMQANPHYARVIGTRVYSDLSSICRAAVHAGVVRNQGGYVDVMPVDKRKTYVASFQNGIFSESLQNPPGGKAFRVFAVM is encoded by the exons ATGAAAATGAATGCAACCCATATTGTCCATTCAGATGTTCCGGTCCTGTATGTACTCATTATACACAG GGGAAACTGGTGGGGCCACGCCCCCTACAAACATGGACGCCCCTGTTCAGCTTGCCCACCTAGTTTTGGAGGGGGCTGTAGAGAAAATCTATGCTACAAAG AAGGATCAGACAGGTATTACCCTCctcaagaagaagaaacaaatgaaattgaacGACAGCAGTCACAAATCCACGACGCCCCCATTTGGGCAATAGCGGATGacagtaacagaaatgaagtCATCAGCACGCAGCAAATGT cccAAATCGTTTCTTGCGAAGTAAGATTAAGAGATCAGTGCAAAGGAACAACCTGTAATag ATATGAATGCCCTGCTGGCTGTTTGGATAGTAAAGCTAAAGTTATTGGCAGTGTACATTATGAAATG CAATCCAGCATCTGTAGAGCTGCAATTCATTATGGTATAATAGACAACGATGGTGGTTGGGTAGATATCACTAGACAAGGAAGAAAACATTATTTCATCAAATCCAATAGAAATGGTATTCAAACAATTGG CAAATATCAGTCTGCTAATTCCTTCACAGTCTCTAAAGTAACAG TTCAGGCTGTCACTTGTGAAACAACTGTGGAACAGCTCTGTCCGTTTCATAAGCCTGCTTCACATTGCCCAAG agtctaCTGTCCTCGTAACTGTATGCAGGCAAATCCACACTATGCTCGTGTAATTGGAACTCGAGTTTATTCTGAT CTGTCCAGTATCTGCAGAGCAGCGGTCCATGCCGGGGTGGTTCGAAATCAGGGTGGTTATGTTGATGTTATGCCTGTGGACAAAAGAAAGACTTACGTTGCTTCTTTTCAGAATGGAATCTTCTCAGaaag